A genome region from Meriones unguiculatus strain TT.TT164.6M chromosome 2, Bangor_MerUng_6.1, whole genome shotgun sequence includes the following:
- the LOC110539476 gene encoding protocadherin beta-11-like — translation MENRGGSYLQTRQVLLLFVWLGMSQAHAEPGRLSVVEETLSGAMVGNLMKDLGLEVAELSSRGAQVASNDNKLPLLLNVNTGDLLLSEPLDREELCGSTQPCVLHFQVLMKNPIQILQAELQVMDINDNSPTFLEKEMILEIPENSPVGAVFLLESATDLDVGINAVKSYAISQSSHFHVTMRVNPDGRKYPELVLDKALDYEEQPELSLILTASDGGTPPRSGTALVRVRVIDANDNSPAFEHTFYEVTIPENSMLGSLITTVSAWDLDSGINGEVSYAFSHASEDIRKTFTINKNSGEISLIGYLDYETTESYSIIIKGTDRGGLFGKSTVRIQVIDVNDNFPEIAVSSFISPIPENTAETLVMIFSIRDKDSGDNSRMVCSIPEDLPFVLKSSIENYYHLETEGALDRESRAEYNITITVSDMGSPRLTTQHTITVQVSDINDNAPAFTQSSYTLSVRENNSPALHIGTIRATDSDSGSNAHITYSLLPPNDQQLALTSLISINADNGQLFALRALDYEALQAFEFLVAATDQGSPSLSSQMLVRVLVLDDNDNVPFVLYPLQNASAPCTELLPRAAEPGYLVTKVVAVDRDSGQNAWLSFQLLKATEPGLFSVWAHNGEVRTTRLLSERDAPKHRLLLLVKDNGDPQRSASVTLHVLLVDGFSQPYLPLPEVARDPTQDGEDVLTLYLVIALASVSSLFLLSVLLFVGVRLCRRARAASLGSCSVPEGHLPGHLVDISGTGTLSQSYQYEVCLMGGTGTNEFRFLKPVSPNLPPQFPGKEVEGSPSLRNSLGFFSDCT, via the coding sequence ATGGAGAACAGAGGGGGAAGCTATCTGCAGACCAGGCAAGTCCTGCTTCTCTTTGTTTGGCTGGGAATGTCTCAAGCTCACGCTGAGCCTGGGAGGCTTTCAGTGGTGGAGGAAACGCTGAGTGGGGCCATGGTGGGGAATTTGATGAAGGACCTGGGGCTGGAGGTGGCTGAGCTGTCTTCTCGAGGGGCTCAGGTGGCCTCTAACGATAACAAACTGCCTTTGCTTTTGAACGTAAATACAGGAGATTTGCTCCTAAGTGAACCGCTAGACCGGGAGGAGCTGTGTGGCTCCACCCAGCCCTGCGTGCTGCATTTCCAGGTGCTAATGAAAAACCCCATACAGATTTTGCAAGCCGAGCTTCAGGTCATGGATATAAATGACAACTCCCCCACATTCTTGGAAAAGGAAATGATTCTCGAAATCCCAGAGAATAGCCCCGTTGGTGCTGTGTTCTTACTAGAAAGTGCGACCGATTTAGATGTAGGGATCAATGCTGTAAAAAGCTATGCCATAAGCCAGAGCTCTCATTTCCACGTTACAATGAGAGTTAATCCAGATGGCAGGAAATACCCAGAGTTGGTTTTGGACAAGGCGCTGGATTATGAGGAGCAGCCCGAGCTCAGTCTCATCCTCACCGCCTCGGATGGTGGCACTCCACCCAGGTCTGGGACGGCCTTGGTTCGAGTGAGAGTCATAGATGCTAATGACAACTCCCCCGCGTTTGAGCACACGTTCTATGAAGTGACGATTCCAGAGAATAGCATGCTTGGCTCACTGATTACCACTGTGTCCGCCTGGGACCTAGACTCGGGAATTAATGGTGAAGTATCCTATGCCTTTTCCCATGCTTCAGAGGATATTCGAAAAACATTCACAATTAACAAAAACTCTGGAGAAATAAGTTTAATAGGCTATTTGGACTATGAAACAACTGAATCCTACTCAATAATCATTAAAGGTACTGATCGGGGAGGACTTTTTGGGAAATCTACAGTAAGAATTCAGGTGATAGATGTGaatgacaattttcctgaaattGCTGTGTCATCATTTATCAGTCCAATCCCAGAAAACACCGCAGAGACTTTAGTTATGATTTTTAGTATCCGAGACAAGGACTCCGGAGACAACAGCAGGATGGTCTGTTCTATTCCAGAGGATCTCCCGTTTGTGCTAAAATCTTCTATTGAAAATTActaccacttggaaactgaggggGCCCTGGACAGAGAGAGCAGAGCCGAGTACAACATCACCATCACCGTCTCCGACATGGGCTCACCCAGGCTCACAACGCAGCACACCATAACAGTGCAGGTGTCCGACATCAACGACAACGCCCCCGCCTTCACCCAATCCTCCTACACCCTGTCTGTCCGCGAGAACAACAGCCCCGCCCTGCACATAGGCACCATCAGAGCCACAGACTCAGACTCTGGCTCCAATGCCCACATCACCTACTCGCTGCTGCCTCCCAATGACCAGCAGCTGGCTTTGACCTCACTCATCTCCATCAACGCTGACAATGGGCAGCTGTTCGCGCTCAGGGCACTGGACTACGAGGCGCTGCAGGCCTTCGAGTTCCTCGTGGCCGCCACAGACCAAGGCTCACCCTCCCTAAGCAGCCAGATGCTGGTGCGCGTCCTGGTGCTGGATGACAATGACAATGTGCCCTTCGTGCTCTACCCTCTGCAGAACGCCTCTGCGCCCTGCACTGAGCTGCTGCCCAGGGCTGCGGAGCCTGGCTACCTGGTCACCAAGGTGGTGGCAGTGGACCGCGACTCTGGCCAGAACGCCTGGCTGTCATTCCAGCTGCTCAAGGCCACGGAGCCAGGGCTGTTCAGCGTGTGGGCGCACAATGGCGAGGTGCGCACCACCAGGCTGCTGAGTGAGCGCGATGCCCCCAAgcacaggctgctgctgctggtcaaGGACAATGGCGATCCTCAGCGCTCTGCCAGTGTCACTCTGCATGTGCTGCTGGTGGATGGCTTCTCCCagccctacctgcctctgccagaggTGGCGCGCGACCCCACTCAGGATGGTGAAGATGTGCTCACGCTGTACCTAGTCATCGCCTTGGCGTCTGTGTCTTCGCTTTTCCTCCTGTCTGTGCTTCTATTCGTCGGGGTGAGGCTGTGCAGGAGGGCCAGGGCGGCATCACTGGGTAGCTGCTCTGTTCCTGAGGGACACCTACCTGGCCACCTGGTGGACATCAGCGGTACAGGAACCCTGTCCCAGAGCTACCAGTATGAGGTGTGTCTGATGGGAGGTACTGGGACAAATGAGTTCAGATTCTTGAAGCCAGTTTCCCCCAATCTACCACCCCAGTTCCCTGGGAAAGAAGTGGAGGGGAGTCCTTCCTTACGCAATAGTTTGGGGTTCTTTAGTGACTGTACCTGA